In Merismopedia glauca CCAP 1448/3, the following are encoded in one genomic region:
- a CDS encoding ArsI/CadI family heavy metal resistance metalloenzyme yields the protein MQIDIYVEREQDLDTIQHLNRSLEAENLPANLSGINLYTSEEIPTQVLEVMMLKKEYTFPLTIANGHPVLSGRFPELREIQDYLKQGVEEPEILVDRAVSAVEFLTEKRIHCNIIARDVTKSVIFYRTLFNHNPVKHKVDYAKFELEEPPVNLSLLHNDTFGKAGQGLINHLGIQVKDSQAIAQVKQRLSDNGFYFEEQSETAGCYAVQNKIWVPDPDGNLWEVFLVIEPEVNQGCTSDCICYQEITQTSLGTANQSCCEPQISSENKLFVSAIDFPGEKRIHANLITRNITRAVSFYQTLFNQSPVKLKTDYAKFEIDEPRLNLSLLENSGMTDPGEGLINHLGIQVKDSDAIVEIKRRLIKAGFEFEEEKQEACCYAVQTKIWAPDPDGNRWEVFIVVEAEADEGCGPDCICYYEMMQNVAATV from the coding sequence ATGCAAATCGATATTTATGTTGAACGGGAACAAGATTTAGATACTATCCAACATTTAAATCGTTCCTTAGAAGCCGAAAACCTACCCGCAAACTTAAGTGGAATCAACTTATATACATCAGAAGAGATTCCTACACAGGTATTAGAAGTAATGATGTTGAAAAAGGAATATACATTTCCTTTAACTATAGCTAACGGTCATCCAGTTTTGAGTGGTAGGTTTCCCGAACTTAGAGAAATTCAAGATTACTTAAAACAAGGTGTAGAAGAACCAGAAATACTGGTAGATAGGGCTGTCAGCGCCGTAGAGTTTCTGACTGAAAAACGGATTCACTGCAATATAATTGCTCGTGATGTCACTAAATCTGTGATTTTCTATCGGACTTTATTCAATCACAATCCAGTCAAACATAAAGTAGACTACGCTAAATTTGAACTAGAAGAACCACCAGTAAACCTCAGTTTGCTACATAATGATACCTTTGGCAAAGCCGGACAAGGTTTGATTAATCATTTAGGAATTCAAGTTAAAGATAGTCAAGCGATCGCCCAAGTAAAACAACGATTGTCTGACAATGGTTTCTACTTTGAAGAACAGTCAGAAACAGCAGGTTGCTACGCAGTTCAAAACAAGATTTGGGTTCCCGATCCAGATGGTAATTTGTGGGAAGTATTTCTCGTAATAGAACCAGAAGTTAATCAAGGTTGTACCTCAGATTGTATTTGCTATCAAGAAATAACTCAAACCTCTTTGGGTACAGCCAATCAAAGTTGTTGCGAACCTCAAATTAGTAGCGAAAATAAACTATTTGTGAGTGCAATTGATTTTCCTGGTGAAAAACGCATTCACGCAAATCTGATTACTCGCAACATAACACGGGCAGTTTCTTTTTACCAAACCTTATTCAATCAAAGTCCAGTCAAACTCAAAACAGACTACGCCAAATTTGAAATTGACGAACCAAGATTGAACTTAAGCTTGTTAGAAAATAGTGGAATGACAGATCCAGGAGAAGGATTAATCAATCACTTAGGAATTCAAGTCAAAGATAGCGATGCGATCGTCGAAATCAAACGTAGACTCATCAAAGCTGGCTTTGAATTTGAAGAAGAAAAACAAGAAGCTTGCTGTTATGCAGTTCAAACCAAAATATGGGCACCAGATCCTGATGGAAATCGCTGGGAAGTCTTTATCGTCGTCGAAGCTGAAGCTGATGAAGGTTGTGGTCCCGACTGTATTTGCTACTACGAAATGATGCAAAATGTAGCAGCAACTGTGTAG
- a CDS encoding arsenic metallochaperone ArsD family protein: MKTVYIYDKSCCRTNVIEDLASYIRQELAQEVEVKVFDLAKPNQSVPVPRSLFLKMQSDGGKSLPAIVVDNVIIALGKLPEPAVAVDAIKTGKPVGNPQDCSCSSACC; the protein is encoded by the coding sequence ATGAAAACAGTTTATATCTATGACAAAAGTTGTTGTCGCACCAATGTGATTGAAGATTTAGCTTCATACATTCGGCAAGAATTAGCCCAAGAAGTGGAAGTGAAAGTATTCGATTTAGCCAAACCGAATCAATCAGTACCTGTACCGCGATCGCTCTTTCTAAAAATGCAAAGTGATGGAGGTAAATCCTTACCAGCTATCGTCGTTGATAACGTCATTATTGCTCTAGGTAAACTACCAGAACCAGCAGTAGCTGTAGATGCGATTAAAACTGGTAAACCTGTAGGAAATCCCCAAGATTGTTCTTGTAGTAGCGCCTGTTGTTAA